One stretch of Mesobacillus jeotgali DNA includes these proteins:
- a CDS encoding aminotransferase class I/II-fold pyridoxal phosphate-dependent enzyme: MDQSNTPLFSRLALHSEGRPISFHVPGHKNGMVFSKKGKSFFDEILKLDATEITGLDDLHDPDGVILEAEDLLKDLYKTDKSFFLINGSTVGNLAMVLASINEDDIVLVQRNSHKSIMNALKLAKARPVLISPEYNEEYGVAAGLTVKAVESSIRQYPGARALILTYPNYYGLTYDLKSIIDLAHAHVIPVLVDEAHGVHLIAGDFFPESAVELGADIVVQSAHKSLPAMTMGAFLHYQTGLVPISKLKFYLQALQSSSPSYPLMASLDLARSYLGTYNQEDLSYLKTELKKFSGRLDKLGSIRVLTGNDPLKLTIQSWSGFELQTRLEAKGVYTELADPYNVLLVLPLIKRNMGHRLEEAAEKIEEVVSTIPNEFEKPVLTIRNKGISTLSASYKEMDNQPGEYIPLEESAGRVCAEQIIPYPPGIPLCLPGEIVTIEEINMIKSLINQDAKIQGGEYLHAGKIKVFKSWRI, translated from the coding sequence ATGGATCAATCCAATACCCCCTTGTTTTCCCGTTTGGCCTTGCATTCTGAAGGAAGACCGATATCCTTTCATGTACCGGGCCATAAGAATGGGATGGTTTTTTCTAAAAAGGGAAAAAGCTTTTTTGATGAGATTTTAAAATTGGATGCGACTGAAATAACCGGACTGGATGATCTTCATGATCCCGATGGAGTTATTTTAGAAGCTGAAGATTTACTCAAAGATTTATACAAAACTGACAAAAGCTTTTTTTTAATAAATGGTTCGACTGTCGGGAATCTTGCGATGGTCCTTGCTTCGATTAACGAAGATGACATCGTACTGGTGCAGCGCAATTCCCATAAATCCATCATGAATGCACTTAAGCTGGCTAAAGCCAGACCTGTGTTAATCAGCCCGGAGTATAACGAGGAATATGGTGTTGCAGCAGGGCTAACTGTGAAGGCCGTTGAATCGTCAATCCGACAATACCCTGGTGCAAGGGCGCTTATTTTAACGTATCCTAATTATTACGGATTAACTTATGATCTTAAAAGCATCATAGATTTGGCCCATGCTCATGTTATTCCTGTATTGGTGGATGAAGCTCATGGTGTTCATTTGATTGCCGGCGATTTTTTTCCGGAATCAGCGGTTGAACTTGGGGCCGATATCGTTGTTCAATCAGCCCATAAGTCGCTGCCGGCGATGACCATGGGAGCTTTCCTTCATTATCAGACTGGATTAGTGCCGATCAGCAAGCTGAAGTTTTATTTGCAAGCCTTGCAGTCAAGCAGTCCTTCTTATCCATTGATGGCTTCACTTGATTTGGCACGGAGCTATTTAGGGACATATAACCAGGAGGACCTGTCATATCTGAAAACAGAGCTGAAAAAATTCAGTGGAAGACTCGATAAGTTGGGATCGATTCGGGTCTTGACGGGGAATGATCCATTAAAGTTAACCATACAATCCTGGTCAGGTTTTGAGCTGCAAACAAGACTTGAAGCAAAAGGGGTTTACACAGAGCTGGCGGATCCTTACAATGTCTTGCTTGTTTTGCCACTAATAAAAAGAAACATGGGACATCGCCTGGAGGAAGCAGCTGAAAAGATTGAAGAGGTTGTCAGCACCATTCCAAATGAATTTGAAAAACCGGTGTTAACCATCAGGAATAAAGGAATTTCAACCCTGTCTGCCAGCTATAAAGAGATGGATAATCAGCCTGGTGAGTATATTCCGCTTGAGGAGTCAGCTGGAAGGGTCTGTGCGGAACAAATCATCCCTTATCCGCCGGGAATACCGCTTTGCCTGCCGGGGGAAATTGTCACCATAGAAGAAATTAATATGATTAAATCTTTAATAAACCAAGATGCTAAGATCCAGGGCGGAGAGTATTTGCATGCTGGTAAAATAAAAGTATTTAAGAGTTGGAGGATATAG
- a CDS encoding sigma factor G inhibitor Gin: protein MICEQTKTAGIHLYTSFICTDCESIMIKTDTSDPQYRYYVEKLRKVTKPGIYS from the coding sequence GTGATTTGCGAACAGACGAAAACGGCTGGCATACACCTGTATACTTCTTTCATTTGCACAGACTGTGAGAGCATCATGATCAAGACAGATACGAGTGATCCTCAATATAGATATTACGTTGAAAAATTAAGGAAAGTAACAAAACCAGGCATTTACAGTTAA
- the tmk gene encoding dTMP kinase, with translation MDKGIFITIEGPDGSGKTTIIQMLAEKLEKEGYAIVATREPGGIDIAEQIRQVILDPENTAMDPRTEALLYAAARRQHLAEKVKPALEKGKIVLCDRFVDSSLAYQGHARGLGIEEVYSINKFAIENMMPKMTLYFDVAPEIGLERINQNKGREVNRLDMEKLEFHQKVREGYLMLAKRFSDRIVKIDASRELEAVYEQAEAKIKELFNI, from the coding sequence ATGGACAAGGGTATATTCATTACGATTGAGGGGCCTGATGGTTCCGGTAAAACAACCATCATTCAAATGCTGGCAGAGAAACTTGAAAAAGAAGGATATGCGATCGTGGCTACACGTGAACCAGGAGGAATCGATATTGCCGAGCAGATCAGGCAAGTCATCCTGGACCCAGAGAATACAGCGATGGATCCGCGCACGGAAGCCCTCTTATACGCTGCGGCCAGGAGGCAGCATCTTGCGGAAAAGGTAAAGCCTGCTCTTGAAAAAGGAAAAATTGTTTTGTGTGACCGTTTTGTTGACAGTTCACTGGCCTACCAGGGGCATGCCCGTGGTTTAGGCATTGAGGAGGTCTATTCCATCAATAAATTTGCCATTGAAAACATGATGCCAAAAATGACATTGTACTTTGATGTTGCACCAGAGATTGGGCTGGAAAGGATTAATCAGAATAAGGGCCGTGAAGTGAATCGTCTCGATATGGAAAAGCTGGAATTCCACCAAAAGGTAAGGGAAGGCTATTTGATGCTTGCAAAAAGATTCTCCGACAGGATTGTCAAAATTGATGCGTCAAGGGAATTAGAGGCTGTTTACGAACAAGCCGAAGCGAAAATTAAAGAGCTGTTTAATATATAA
- a CDS encoding cyclic-di-AMP receptor has protein sequence MKLILAVVQDQDSNRLSNALVDHNFRATKMASTGGFLKSGNTTFIIGTEDIRVDKALEVIRDNCKSRDQLVAPVSPMGGNADSYVPYPVEVEVGGATVFVLPVEQFHQF, from the coding sequence ATGAAATTAATTTTAGCAGTGGTCCAGGACCAGGATAGCAACCGTCTTTCAAATGCGCTGGTAGACCATAATTTCCGTGCAACAAAGATGGCCAGTACTGGTGGATTCCTGAAATCAGGAAATACCACTTTTATCATAGGAACAGAAGACATCAGGGTGGATAAGGCTTTAGAGGTCATCAGGGACAATTGTAAGTCACGTGACCAGCTGGTAGCCCCTGTCTCACCAATGGGAGGGAATGCGGATTCATATGTTCCTTACCCTGTCGAGGTCGAAGTTGGCGGAGCGACTGTTTTCGTCTTGCCTGTCGAGCAGTTTCATCAATTTTAA